The Miscanthus floridulus cultivar M001 chromosome 17, ASM1932011v1, whole genome shotgun sequence genome has a window encoding:
- the LOC136517051 gene encoding F-box/FBD/LRR-repeat protein At1g13570-like, which yields MDRGGSQKKRHKSVANADIISNLPDVIKDKILCCLPIKEAIRTCFLSRKWRYTWASMTELMFREDDFALGNGNEDGDSVRFASFVHTFLSLHNGPILKFEMNARRVHTFSPGGHIHRWMLILSRNGIKEIQIKTRIWRNYKIPSSFFSCVELEYACLQGCIFQLPPLFTGFKRMHTLHFVEFCATENNIGELVASCPNLEELILSRLLSFADITIHSTKLKVLRVDGMFKHLNLVTPHVSSAVINLRVNTGYIPRAGSNFNLSQFIGSLLDIENISLLGHTFECAAHGIVPGKLPRLLNQLTEVTLELDLGNLKEANAAHCLFQIAPNLRRMELQLMHRGYSAPTSNFWDSVDHQDCLFKNLYTVVMNNFTGSCADSGFLELLLKDAPVLRSARIEDNNKLDKEFLKLILKMRRASKDAEIILL from the exons ATGGATCGTGGCGGTTCCCAAAAGAAAAGACATAAATCTGTTGCAAATGCTGATATCATCAGTAATCTACCTGATGTTATCAAAGACAAAATTCTCTGCTGTTTACCAATAAAAGAAGCTATAAGAACATGTTTCTTGTCAAGGAAATGGAGATACACATGGGCTTCAATGACTGAATTGATGTTCAGGGAAGATGATTTTGCTTTAGGCAATGGTAATGAAGATGGTGACAGTGTCAGATTTGCCTCCTTCGTCCATACGTTTCTCTCCCTCCACAATGGCCCTATTCTGAAGTTTGAAATGAATGCCCGACGAGTTCATACGTTTTCCCCTGGAGGACACATCCATAGGTGGATgcttattctgtcaagaaatggAATTAAAGAAATTCAAATTAAGACAAGGATATGGAGGAATTACaaaattccttcttctttcttctcatgTGTGGAATTGGAATATGCTTGCCTGCAAGGTTGTATATTTCAGTTGCCACCTCTGTTTACAGGCTTTAAGCGAATGCATACCCTTCATTTTGTTGAGTTCTGTGCAACGGAAAACAATATTGGGGAATTAGTAGCAAGCTGCCCGAACTTAGAGGAACTTATTCTCTCTAGGTTGCTCAGCTTCGCTGATATCACTATCCACTCAACAAAGCTCAAAGTCCTAAGAGTTGATGGCATGTTTAAACATCTAAATCTTGTTACGCCACATGTCTCTTCAGCAGTGATTAACCTGCGAGTTAACACTGGTTATATCCCAAGGGCTGGGTCCAACTTTAATCTTTCTCAATTCATTGGTTCTCTTTTAGATATTGAAAATATTTCATTACTCGGGCACACTTTTGAG TGTGCAGCGCATGGAATCGTGCCTGGTAAACTACCAAGATTGTTAAATCAGCTGACGGAGGTAACCCTGGAGCTTGACCTTGGTAACCTGAAGGAAGCAAACGCTGCTCACTGTTTGTTTCAAATTGCTCCCAACTTGCGACGCATGGAGCTACAG CTTATGCACAGGGGCTATTCTGCACCCACCTCGAATTTCTGGGACTCAGTTGATCACCAGGATTGTCTCTTCAAGAACCTTTATACAGTTGTTATGAACAACTTTACTGGTTCCTGTGCAGATTCAGGCTTCTTGGAACTTTTGCTTAAAGATGCACCTGTACTTAGAAGTGCGCGAATAGAGGACAACAACAAACTGGACAAAGAATTCCTCAAACTTATCCTGAAGATGAGAAGAGCATCCAAGGACGCAGAAATAATCCTCCTTTGA